The sequence ACCGTCACCAGGTGCTCCAGATAGCGGCGTGCGGTGATGCGGGAGATCCCGAGCGCCTGGCCGGCCGCTGCGGCCGTCACCCCGTCCGGGGCCGCCCGCAGCGCACCGGTCACCGCCTCCAGCGTCGGACCGCTCAGCCCCTTGGGCAGCCGCGCCGGCCCCGGGGCGCGCAGCGTGGCGAGCGCCCGGTCCACCTCGTCCTGGCCGCTCGCCTCACCGGCCGCCGCCCGGAACTCCGCGTACCGCGCCAGCCGGTCCCGCAGGGTGGCGAAGGTGAACGGCTTCAGGACGTACTGGACGACACCCAGCGACACCCCCTCGCGGACCACGGCCAGATCGCGGGCCGAGGTCACCGCGATCACGTCCGCCGAATGGCCCGCCGCGCGCAGCGAGCGCAGCAGCGTCAGACCGTGCCCGTCGGGCAGGTACAGATCCAGGAGCAGCAGATCGACCGGGGTGCGCTCCAGCGCCCGCACCGCCTCGGCGCGCGAGTGCGCCACGGCGGCCACCGTGAACCCGGGGACCCGGCCCACGTACAGCTGATGGGCGTCGGCGGCGACGGGGTCGTCCTCGACGACCAGGACCCGGATCACGGGGCTCCCGCCACGCGCACGCCGCCGCGCTCGGGCAGCGGCAGCCGTACGGTGAACACCGCGCCCCCGTCCGCACCCTGCTCCAGCGCCACCGTCCCGCCGCCCCGGTGGACGGCCTGCCGGACCAGGGCCAGGCCCAGACCGCGCCCGGCGCCGTGCGTCGACCAGCCGCTGCGGAACACCTCGGCGGCGTCCGCCGGGTCGACCCCGGCCCCGTTGTCCGCGACCCGCAGCAGCAGCTCCCCGTCCCCGGCGAGCGCGGTGACCGTGACCCGCCCGCGCCGGGGCGCCTCGGGTGCGCGCTGTCCGGGAACGGCCGCCTCCCGCGTGCCGGTGACCGCGTCCACCGCGTTGTCGATCAGATTGCCGAGGACGGTCACCAGATCGCGGGCGGGCAGCGTCGCGGGCAGGGCGCCGTCGTCGATCAGGCTGTCGTCGGCGAGGACCAGCTCCACGCCCCGCTCATTGGCCTGCGCCGCCTTGCCCAGCAGCAGCGCGGCGAGCACCGGTTCGCCGACCGCGCCCACCACCCGGTCGGTGAGGGTCTGGGCCAGCTCCAGCTCCGCCGTGGCGAAGCCCACCGCCTCGTCCGCCCGGCCCAGCTCGATCAGCGAGACCACCGTGTGCAGCCGGTTCGCCGCCTCGTGCGCCTGGGAGCGCAGGGCCCGGGTGAAACCGCGCTCGGAGTCCAGCTCACCGGACAGCGCCTGGAGCTCGGTGTGGTCGCGCAGGGTCACCACGGTGCCGCGCCGCTCACCGCCCACCACCGGGCGGGTGTTGACGACGATGACCCGGTCCGCCGTCAGGTGCACCTCGTCCACCCGCTCCTCGGAGGCGAGCAGCGCCCCGGTCAGCGGGGCCGGCAGGTCGAGATCGGCGACCCGGCGGCCGACCGTGCCCGGGGCCAGGCCGAGCAGCTCCCGGCCCGCGTCGTTGATGAGGGCGATCCGGCGCTGCCCGTCCAGCATCAGCAGCCCCTCGCGCACCGCGTGCAGGGTGGCCTCGTGGTAGTCGTGCAGCCGGCTCAGCTCCGCCGCGTTCATCCCGTGGGTGTGCCGTCGCAGCCGGGCGTTGATCACGTACGTGCCGAGGCCGCCGAGCACGAGCGCCGCGCCCGCCGCGAGCCCCAGCGCGCCCAGCTGGGCCCGCACCTGCGAGGAGACCCGGTCCACGGTGATGCCCGCGCTGACCAGTCCGACGATCCGGCCGTCGTCCAGGACCGGGGTGACCACCCGGATCGAGGGGCCGAGCGTGCCGGTGTACGTCTCCGAGAAGGTCTCGCCGCGCAGCGCCCGCGCGGTGTGTCCGAGGAAGGTAGCGCCGATCTGGCCGGAGTCCGGGTGCGTCCAGCGGACCCGGTCCGGATTCATGATGGTGATGAAGGCGATACCGGTGTCCTCGCGGACCCGCTCCGCGTACGGCTGGAGCGCGGCCGACGGGTCCGGGGTGCGGAACGCCTCCCGTACCGACGGCGATCCGGCCACCGCGACGGCCACCGCCCGCGCCTGCCGCGTCGCCGTCTCCCGGGCCTGGCTCCGGCCCGAGACGTACGCGAAGAACGCGCACCCCGCGACGACGGCGGCCACCAGCACCACCTGCATCGCGAACAGCTGACCGGCCAGGCTGCGCGGGCGGGTA comes from Streptomyces sp. Mut1 and encodes:
- a CDS encoding response regulator — its product is MIRVLVVEDDPVAADAHQLYVGRVPGFTVAAVAHSRAEAVRALERTPVDLLLLDLYLPDGHGLTLLRSLRAAGHSADVIAVTSARDLAVVREGVSLGVVQYVLKPFTFATLRDRLARYAEFRAAAGEASGQDEVDRALATLRAPGPARLPKGLSGPTLEAVTGALRAAPDGVTAAAAGQALGISRITARRYLEHLVTVGRAVRSPQYGQVGRPELQYRWRAEGR
- a CDS encoding sensor histidine kinase — translated: MRFPRTRPRSLAGQLFAMQVVLVAAVVAGCAFFAYVSGRSQARETATRQARAVAVAVAGSPSVREAFRTPDPSAALQPYAERVREDTGIAFITIMNPDRVRWTHPDSGQIGATFLGHTARALRGETFSETYTGTLGPSIRVVTPVLDDGRIVGLVSAGITVDRVSSQVRAQLGALGLAAGAALVLGGLGTYVINARLRRHTHGMNAAELSRLHDYHEATLHAVREGLLMLDGQRRIALINDAGRELLGLAPGTVGRRVADLDLPAPLTGALLASEERVDEVHLTADRVIVVNTRPVVGGERRGTVVTLRDHTELQALSGELDSERGFTRALRSQAHEAANRLHTVVSLIELGRADEAVGFATAELELAQTLTDRVVGAVGEPVLAALLLGKAAQANERGVELVLADDSLIDDGALPATLPARDLVTVLGNLIDNAVDAVTGTREAAVPGQRAPEAPRRGRVTVTALAGDGELLLRVADNGAGVDPADAAEVFRSGWSTHGAGRGLGLALVRQAVHRGGGTVALEQGADGGAVFTVRLPLPERGGVRVAGAP